The genome window CAGGTTTTAAAGGAATGAAAGGGGGTGTAAAATGTTAAGAAGATATAATTTTGGTAGTTTTCTTATTAAAAGATGTGTAAACCGACCCGCACTAGACTTGAAGGAGCGGTTAACACCAAGTGATATTTTATGGAAAATCATTGagaataacaaaattaaatcaatacAAGACTGGAAAAACGTAAGAACAGATATGTTAAATGCCCACAAACAAATTACACCTTTAAATCTTGACGCAATGACCATAAGTATCTGCACTGCAAAAAAAGAATATGATTTAGCTTTCAGCTACTTAAActatttaaagaaagaaaatattaatttgaaCCTGGCCACAttaggaaaatatttgaagttAATGTATATAAAAGGCACAGAGCAGCCAATAGGAAAGGAAGAAgaagaacaaattttaatgctGTGAGTTGAAGAAGGAAAAGTTGTATCAATGTCAGTTATGTTTTGTTCAGGTATGATAACATAAGAAAGTCTCATCCTATCTTAGATGCTTTAACATTAGAAAATGTAATTGTGGCACTTTGCTTGACCAAGAAGTGGCACCTTTGTGAGGCTTTGTTGGATGAAATAAGAGTAACAGCTGTACCTACTACATTTGTCACCTGTGCCCTTATCTCAGCTGCCTTTCTAAATAATGCAGATGATTTAGCATGGAAACTCTTTAGAGAAATATTAGGTCTGTacttgaaagaaaaatgtttatttattgtgataGTTGATTTTGTAGAGAGGGACAGATTAGTTTACACAAATGTTTATCactcttattttaaaaaagttgcAAAATGTGCTTCAAAGATGGAAACACTCGGGGAAATTGAAAaactatttaattttatgCATGAACACAGCTTAAAGCTTGATGATTCTGCTGCTGATGAGTTTGTATCAAGTTTAAGAAAACTAGATGTAGCTGTTAACACTTCTGTTATTAATAGAAGGTAAAAACTTGATAAATTTGAAGCGGTTTTttcttatatttatatttagtgGTGTTTGTAAATGCTGCAATGGTAAGTTACAATCTTTTGACCTGACAGAGGAAGAATTTAAAGATCTGCAAACATacatcattaaaaatataattgttgGAAAGGATGTGTTCAGTAAAACAACTCCTGAGGAATTACTGAGGTTTAAGCATTTTGTATCAAATATGGACAAATATGATGTAGTGATTGATGGTTTAAATGTTGGATACTCTGCAGGAGTTAAACAGACAACTATGGTGTTTTCAGCATTGGTAGGTTGTCACTACTGTTATTATGGGTattacagggttattataaatgtttctaatatcGTAAGTGGATGTGCGCTTTActtaggtgcgccgctacgccaactagaaacatttataataaccctgtataaccggcctgtttcCGAGAAAAAGCCAATTTCCGCCAATGAGGGCGCCACAAAACGGACACTGCAcgcttaaataataattaatgcgcAATATAACACAGAACAATAACAACACTAAACAGAAAAACAACGAGCAATAAGGAAAACATTCaggaatttaatttcaaagcagCAAAAACAGAGAgttttttttacttcaaattcataatgtcatttgaacaagaaaaattctccgtatccccaaaaagcgcccgtacactaTATTTTAGCGACTAGagctctgcggggatcacacaaagtacacttttgaacaggcccGTTATAAATACAGCAGATCGTGCTATGGAcgattgtaaaaaaaatcattacagGTTGCGTCTGTTGTGTCACATTTTGTCAACCGCGGTAAAAAAGTTTTGGTCATGGGTCGAAATCACATGAACAAATGgcccaaaaaaaattggaaatatgTTCAAGAAAATGCTGAAATTTTCTTAACCCAAGATTTGTCTCAAGATGAcccttatttattatattgcGCTTTACATTCTGGCAAAGACACCATAATTATTACTAGAGATTTAATGAGGAACCaaaagtttcttttaaaaaacgtGAGACAAAAGTTGCTGTTTGAAAGATGGTTGGCTAAGGGGAAATACCATCTGTTGCGCGTTCAACCAAGTGGAATTCCCATATTTAGGGTaggtttatttttatgcaaaaattaaattactgtATTTTGCTGTTGCATTTTAGGAACCTTTACCATTTTCCAGCATGCCTCAAAAAAACGGAGGATATTGGCACATACCTTGTTTTGTCAATGACAAAGTTCCCGGTCCAGATACCTGGTTGTGCATAAAACTTTAAACATGTAAACAAAAGtgatgacattttaaaaaataaaacagataCACTTCTAAATAATGTTGTCTTTTTTGGCGGATAGaccattttatttgttacatCAAGaattaaaacttaacaatttattaatctaGAGTCCAATTAAGTTGACTTTTTTGACAGTACATTTTTGATACGGTCAAATTTTCCActgaattataattttttggagtcaaaatttttgtaattaataatgGAAGATGGGGACGAAACCGCTGATGAAATGCACGAAGACGAGGAAGAAGGAAGCGAGTTTCCTCCAAAGCGAAACGACGAAAGAAGAAAACCGTGCTGTAAAACCAGTCGACTTGATGAATTATCGACTCCCAACAAACGAATCTTTCTTGCGCTGTGGAACGAACACGCATATCACTTGCCCAAAGACAAAGTGAAGCACTTGAAACAACTCTTACAACAGCTGTACGCAATGTCTCCAGAGTAAGATCGCCGTTAttaaaagtgtcaaaaaattaattgtcttGTTAGGGAGACggcaaaatattttgcagagcTTAGAGCCGAATCCAAAGCGGCAGCGatgcgaaaaaaattgaaagaaaaactgcgtaaatatttattggaaAAGCACCACCAAAGACAACGCGAGCGTgcttacaaattatttaaaaggcTATTGAAATGTGGAATATCGTATGCGGCTGAAAATCCTGTTCCGCCGTTAGTCTCAATACGTTTGCGATATCTTTCCGATATCATTTTGGAACAACTGAGCGATCTGAGAAAAGTGGAGATGCCTAATCGTTCGAATCCCGGTAGTTGCGCCAAGTGTGACTCATcctagaaataatttttattcactTGCAGACAAGTTGGGATTCTTTTTAATATCAGTCGCCGACTGGATGGCTATCGCCGTAGAACGTCTGTACTACGCTGCACAATTGTCGATAAATGAAATAACGGATCAGGAACAAACTCCTGAAAAGAGCATGGAAGTGCCCAACAATTATGAAGAAATGGAACCACCTGCGGCGTCTTCAACTCCAAAGAAACTGTCGATCGATCCTTACTATAGTCTGATTACCACGCCACCAGTCGCTACTTCGACCCCGAAAACAAAGAAGAAAGTTCCTTGTTACACTTTTAGTCACATGAGACCTTCCAAGGAAGCCTTGTGTGTGTCGATGCAAGCTGAACGCACCCAGATGGAAATACCTCCCTACAGCTACGGCGAACCCACTTTGCCAAAAATAAGTTCTCAGCAGCCTCAGACGCCTAGTACTAAGGATTTGAAAGGATCCGTGGCACATAGTTCCTCGATTAAAAAGAAACACACTCATACCAAACTCGGAAATCGAACATATTAACATATAGGTAACAGTAGGCATTAAAGATTCCATGTTAGTACAATAAAGTGTATGTTTCCTGTTGTGTAACTAGTCAATTAAAGTGCCTCACAAGGATTAAAGAATAACGTTATTGATTATtactaatttaattattccAACTATATATGCACAGTAAagccgataaaaaatttcagttagATAATAGTTGTAGAATGCGATAGTTCTGCGCACAGCGGTAAGAATCTATTTGTTTAAGTTACTTTAAAATCACAAACATGTGAAAAACTGCATCGAAAATAGATCATTACACAACCGGTAGGTACATTTTGAACGTCGGTTTTGTACTGACCCCCAAAATTGGTAAAATCACTGGAAATATGAAAATGACCTTGGACAAAGAAAAACTTTCAAGCTTTTTC of Tenebrio molitor chromosome 6, icTenMoli1.1, whole genome shotgun sequence contains these proteins:
- the mldr gene encoding mitochondrial ribonuclease P catalytic subunit isoform X1, with the protein product MLRRYNFGSFLIKRCVNRPALDLKERLTPSDILWKIIENNKIKSIQDWKNVRTDMLNAHKQITPLNLDAMTISICTAKKEYDLAFSYLNYLKKENINLNLATLGKYLKLMYIKGTEQPIGKEEEEQILMLYDNIRKSHPILDALTLENVIVALCLTKKWHLCEALLDEIRVTAVPTTFVTCALISAAFLNNADDLAWKLFREILERDRLVYTNVYHSYFKKVAKCASKMETLGEIEKLFNFMHEHSLKLDDSAADEFVSSLRKLDVAVNTSVINRSGVCKCCNGKLQSFDLTEEEFKDLQTYIIKNIIVGKDVFSKTTPEELLRFKHFVSNMDKYDVVIDGLNVGYSAGVKQTTMVFSALVASVVSHFVNRGKKVLVMGRNHMNKWPKKNWKYVQENAEIFLTQDLSQDDPYLLYCALHSGKDTIIITRDLMRNQKFLLKNVRQKLLFERWLAKGKYHLLRVQPSGIPIFREPLPFSSMPQKNGGYWHIPCFVNDKVPGPDTWLCIKL
- the mldr gene encoding mitochondrial ribonuclease P catalytic subunit isoform X2 yields the protein MSVMFCSENVIVALCLTKKWHLCEALLDEIRVTAVPTTFVTCALISAAFLNNADDLAWKLFREILERDRLVYTNVYHSYFKKVAKCASKMETLGEIEKLFNFMHEHSLKLDDSAADEFVSSLRKLDVAVNTSVINRSGVCKCCNGKLQSFDLTEEEFKDLQTYIIKNIIVGKDVFSKTTPEELLRFKHFVSNMDKYDVVIDGLNVGYSAGVKQTTMVFSALVASVVSHFVNRGKKVLVMGRNHMNKWPKKNWKYVQENAEIFLTQDLSQDDPYLLYCALHSGKDTIIITRDLMRNQKFLLKNVRQKLLFERWLAKGKYHLLRVQPSGIPIFREPLPFSSMPQKNGGYWHIPCFVNDKVPGPDTWLCIKL
- the LOC138132953 gene encoding uncharacterized protein — translated: MEDGDETADEMHEDEEEGSEFPPKRNDERRKPCCKTSRLDELSTPNKRIFLALWNEHAYHLPKDKVKHLKQLLQQLYAMSPEETAKYFAELRAESKAAAMRKKLKEKLRKYLLEKHHQRQRERAYKLFKRLLKCGISYAAENPVPPLVSIRLRYLSDIILEQLSDLRKVEMPNRSNPDKLGFFLISVADWMAIAVERLYYAAQLSINEITDQEQTPEKSMEVPNNYEEMEPPAASSTPKKLSIDPYYSLITTPPVATSTPKTKKKVPCYTFSHMRPSKEALCVSMQAERTQMEIPPYSYGEPTLPKISSQQPQTPSTKDLKGSVAHSSSIKKKHTHTKLGNRTY